The genomic segment GAGAACACCTCTCTGATTCTTTCTGGCGGGGGCGACGTAATAGAACCCGACGACGGCGTAGTCGCTATCGGATCCGGAGGACCTTACGCCACGGCCGCGGCCCGCGCGCTGCTTCGCCATACTGATCTCTCAGCGAGGGACATTGTCCAGGAGGCAATGAAGATCGCCAGCGAGATTTGCATCTACACCAATTTCGACCTGGTAATCGAGGAGTTATAATCTAACAATCATCGCGGGCAACTGTATTCAGCCGCGTTCAGCTACATCACTATGGTCATCTATCTATCCGGTGAAGTGAAGGATCAACCAAGGCTCGACGAAATGACTCCCCGTCAGATCGTCGCCGAACTGGACAAGTACGTCGTCGGCCAGCACGCCGCCAAGCGCGCGGTTGCTATTGCGCTTCGCAACCGCATTCGGCGGCAGAAGTTGCCCGCGGAACTCGCACAGGACGTCATACCCAAGAACATAATAATGATCGGCTCGACTGGCATTGGGAAGACCGAAATCGCACGCCGCCTGGCGCGGCTTTCCAACTCGCCGTTCTTGAAGGTCGAGGCTTCGAAGTTCACGGAGGTCGGTTACGTAGGGCGCGATGTCGAGTCGATGATCAGGGACCTGGTTGAGATTGGAGTCGATTTGGTGCGCGAAGAGAAGATCGCCGAGGTTGCTGAAAAGGCGGAACAGAACGCCGAAGAACGGATGCTCGATCTGCTTCTACCCCGAACCAAACAGATCGAAGAGCCCGAGAACGATTCTTCCTACGAGCAATTCGAACGCACGCGTGAGAAGCTACGTCAGCAATTGCGCGAGGGACGTTTGAACGCGCGGATAGTCGAGCTTGAGGTTCAGGAGCGGGCCAATCCTGGGCACTTCGAGATCTACACGCCACAGGGCATTGAAGAGATGGACATTAATCTGCGCGACATGTTTCCCAATATGTTCGGCGGACGCCCTAAGTCCAGGAAGTTGAGCGTGGAGGAGGCAATGGAGTACCTCGTCCAGGAGGAAGAACAGAAGCTGATCGACATGGATCAGGTCGCTCGCTTGTCGATCGAACGCGTCGAATCAACGGGTATCATCTTCCTCGATGAGATTGACAAGATCGCGGGCCGCGAAGGCGGTCAAGGCCCGGACGTATCGCGCGAAGGCGTTCAGCGCGACATCCTGCCTATAGTTGAAGGTACAACTGTTAACACCCGTTACGGTATGGTCAAGACCGATCACATACTGTTCATAGCGGCGGGCGCGTTTCACGTCTCGAAACCTTCTGACTTGATTCCCGAGCTTCAAGGACGCTTCCCAATTCGCGTTGAGTTGAAGCCGCTCACTATCGACGACTTCAAGCGCATCCTCACCGAGCCGAAGAACTCCCTGGTGCGACAGTACACCGCTTTGCTGGGGACGGAGGGTATAGACATCAAGTTTGACGATGAAGCGATTGACTCCATCGCGCGTTTCGCCTTCTCGGTCAACGAGCAGACCGAAGACATCGGCGCGCGCAGACTTCACACTATTATGGAGACGCTGCTGGACGAATACTCGTTCGAGGGACCGGACCTTGAAGATAAGAACGTGAACATAGACGCTGCCTACGTCTACAAGCAACTGGCCGAGATAGTGAAGAACGAGGATCTCAGCCGGTACATACTGTGAGCCACATCCCGCTAGCGATTTGCTCCCGACGCGCGGGCCATCAGCTTATCAGGAATCGCTCTATTGGCGCCCATCCGGTCTCTTTGCGCGGCGGGTATCGCTTCCTACACCTCAATGCTTTGATTTGGGTTTTGAGCGCCGGGCTCGTCTGTGCATCGTGCGGAAAGGTTGGCGCGCCAGTCCCGCCCTCGCGTCTCACCGAACGCACATCGGATCTGACGGCGATCCAGCGTGGCGCGAGCATATTGTTGTCCTGGCCATCGCCCGCGCTGGTCCAGGACCAGTCAAGCCGTTTCTACATCTCACGCGTAGACATCTATCGCCTGAACGAGCGCCGCGATCAGGAAGCGGTCCTCGACCCAGATGATTACGAAGAGACTGCTCAGGTGATCGGCTTTTTGGATCGAGCCACAAT from the Acidobacteriota bacterium genome contains:
- the hslU gene encoding ATP-dependent protease ATPase subunit HslU, translating into MVIYLSGEVKDQPRLDEMTPRQIVAELDKYVVGQHAAKRAVAIALRNRIRRQKLPAELAQDVIPKNIIMIGSTGIGKTEIARRLARLSNSPFLKVEASKFTEVGYVGRDVESMIRDLVEIGVDLVREEKIAEVAEKAEQNAEERMLDLLLPRTKQIEEPENDSSYEQFERTREKLRQQLREGRLNARIVELEVQERANPGHFEIYTPQGIEEMDINLRDMFPNMFGGRPKSRKLSVEEAMEYLVQEEEQKLIDMDQVARLSIERVESTGIIFLDEIDKIAGREGGQGPDVSREGVQRDILPIVEGTTVNTRYGMVKTDHILFIAAGAFHVSKPSDLIPELQGRFPIRVELKPLTIDDFKRILTEPKNSLVRQYTALLGTEGIDIKFDDEAIDSIARFAFSVNEQTEDIGARRLHTIMETLLDEYSFEGPDLEDKNVNIDAAYVYKQLAEIVKNEDLSRYIL